Proteins encoded together in one Undibacterium sp. CCC3.4 window:
- a CDS encoding glutathione S-transferase N-terminal domain-containing protein produces MKLIGSTSSPYVRKVRVVLAEKKLDCDFVLEDVWSADSKILASNPLGKVPCLLMDDGGAMFDSRVIVEYLDTLTPVGKLIPGLGRERAEVKCWEALADGVLDAAILVRLEHMLRPVEQQSAAWIARQMDKVNTGLLAMSTGLADTAFCAGNHLTLADVSVTCALAWLSFRFPEINWRNDYPNLAKLHDKLSERPSFKDSLPF; encoded by the coding sequence ATGAAACTCATTGGTTCCACTAGCAGCCCCTATGTTCGTAAGGTCCGCGTTGTCCTGGCGGAAAAAAAACTCGACTGCGATTTCGTGCTGGAAGATGTCTGGTCGGCCGACAGTAAAATTCTTGCTTCTAATCCACTTGGTAAAGTGCCTTGCCTGCTCATGGACGATGGCGGTGCGATGTTTGATTCCCGCGTCATCGTTGAGTATCTCGACACCCTCACGCCAGTCGGTAAGCTGATTCCCGGGCTAGGTCGTGAACGCGCTGAAGTCAAATGCTGGGAAGCTTTGGCTGACGGCGTACTCGACGCCGCGATCTTGGTACGTCTCGAGCACATGCTGCGTCCAGTGGAACAACAAAGCGCCGCTTGGATTGCGCGGCAGATGGATAAAGTCAATACCGGCCTGCTGGCGATGTCGACCGGTTTGGCCGATACCGCTTTTTGCGCTGGTAATCACTTGACCTTGGCCGATGTCAGCGTCACCTGCGCGCTGGCTTGGCTCAGTTTCCGCTTCCCCGAAATCAATTGGCGCAACGACTACCCCAATCTCGCCAAGCTGCACGATAAATTGTCGGAACGGCCTTCGTTCAAAGACAGCTTGCCGTTCTAA
- a CDS encoding methyl-accepting chemotaxis protein, giving the protein MSDVSKTPAVQPAPFQASATPRSAFQAHGLWMPGVVLMRNLGFKSKALLICLLFLIPLSVLTWSYYANVLESLQFSAKERIGVEYNRQIFRTLDLAQQARRDAVAAAITGISPGTRASVTEQLHEAQRMLDRTEHRLGAELGSARVYADMQTALAATTEPLDPAVVFARHTAYIQSLINLMEQVTDGSNLTLDPEINSFYLMDTVFARLPDMIENTGKLRGFGLSILKAGRITKEQQSALANWIPIAEFQTARMLSNLAKVKANDPQLSEQVQSKQTLQDTAAFFTLARQSVINQQDYAAHVQAAYLSTANHAIEAQYVFAERLMTVLDKVLLERISGLQQKLSIISLMLITSNLAAGYGFYTFYLVTSGGLNLISKHLREMRAGDLRTAPALPWGKDEPAQVIIDLRHAYESLHTLIRTVRHSAHALHAASAEIAAASLDLSARAESAAASLEEQSSTMEEIGAAVHNSAQQADSAAHFAADNAKVAEQGGVEIRAVVRTMREIHTSSSKIKEIVGVINGIAFQSNILALNAAVEAARAGDQGSGFAVVAREVRNLAHRSAAASDEIKSLISTSVEHVSAGSKIVERAGASMETMVNNARQISAYLGEISVAAKEEAAGLTQISDAIQQLDENTQHNAALVEQTSAAAAALNDQAENLQQEIGKFKVA; this is encoded by the coding sequence ATGTCTGACGTGAGCAAAACGCCGGCAGTCCAGCCCGCGCCGTTTCAAGCCTCTGCTACTCCGCGCTCTGCATTCCAGGCCCATGGCCTGTGGATGCCAGGCGTTGTGCTGATGCGTAACTTGGGTTTCAAATCAAAAGCACTGCTGATTTGCTTGTTGTTCCTCATTCCCTTATCGGTACTGACTTGGTCGTATTATGCGAACGTGTTGGAGAGTTTACAGTTTTCAGCAAAAGAACGGATCGGCGTTGAATACAATCGGCAAATATTTCGCACGCTCGATCTGGCGCAACAAGCGCGGCGCGATGCCGTTGCTGCGGCAATTACAGGCATCAGCCCTGGCACACGCGCATCGGTAACAGAACAATTACATGAAGCGCAGCGCATGCTCGATCGCACAGAACATCGGCTCGGTGCCGAACTGGGTAGCGCCAGAGTTTATGCCGATATGCAAACGGCGCTCGCAGCGACTACCGAGCCGCTCGATCCTGCAGTCGTGTTTGCGCGTCATACTGCCTATATTCAGTCATTGATCAACTTGATGGAACAAGTGACAGATGGATCGAATCTGACTTTAGATCCGGAAATCAACAGTTTCTACCTGATGGATACCGTGTTTGCTCGCTTGCCAGATATGATAGAAAATACCGGAAAACTACGCGGCTTCGGTTTGTCCATTCTGAAAGCCGGACGGATCACCAAAGAACAGCAAAGCGCGCTAGCAAATTGGATACCGATAGCCGAGTTTCAGACCGCACGGATGTTATCCAATCTGGCTAAGGTCAAGGCGAACGATCCGCAATTAAGCGAGCAAGTCCAGTCCAAGCAAACGTTGCAAGATACCGCCGCATTCTTTACTTTGGCAAGACAGAGTGTGATTAATCAGCAAGACTATGCGGCTCATGTGCAGGCCGCCTATCTGAGCACGGCCAACCATGCCATCGAAGCGCAATATGTATTCGCCGAGCGCTTGATGACAGTGCTCGATAAGGTTTTACTGGAACGCATTAGCGGATTGCAGCAAAAGCTCAGCATCATTTCGCTGATGTTGATCACGAGTAATCTCGCCGCCGGCTATGGATTTTATACCTTCTATTTGGTGACCAGTGGCGGATTGAATTTGATCAGCAAACATCTGAGGGAAATGCGTGCCGGTGACTTGCGTACCGCACCTGCTTTGCCATGGGGAAAAGATGAGCCGGCGCAAGTGATTATCGATCTGCGTCATGCTTATGAGTCTTTGCACACGCTCATCAGAACCGTGCGTCATTCTGCCCATGCCTTGCATGCAGCCAGTGCTGAAATTGCGGCCGCCAGCCTCGATCTGTCGGCGCGTGCCGAGTCGGCCGCGGCCTCGCTGGAGGAGCAATCATCGACGATGGAAGAAATCGGAGCGGCAGTCCACAATAGTGCGCAACAAGCAGACAGCGCCGCGCATTTTGCCGCAGACAATGCCAAGGTGGCAGAACAAGGCGGGGTCGAGATCAGAGCAGTTGTGCGCACCATGCGCGAGATTCATACTTCGTCGAGCAAGATCAAGGAGATTGTCGGCGTCATCAATGGCATTGCATTTCAAAGCAATATCTTGGCCCTGAATGCGGCCGTGGAAGCAGCGCGCGCCGGCGACCAAGGCAGCGGCTTTGCCGTGGTCGCCCGTGAAGTCCGGAATTTGGCACATCGTAGTGCGGCGGCATCAGATGAAATCAAGAGTTTGATTTCAACCAGCGTTGAGCACGTATCGGCCGGCAGTAAGATCGTCGAACGGGCTGGGGCAAGCATGGAAACGATGGTTAATAATGCGCGCCAGATCAGCGCTTACCTCGGTGAAATTTCTGTCGCGGCAAAAGAGGAAGCGGCCGGCTTGACGCAAATCAGCGATGCCATCCAGCAGCTCGATGAAAACACTCAACACAATGCCGCCTTAGTCGAACAAACCAGTGCCGCCGCTGCGGCACTGAATGATCAAGCAGAAAATTTACAGCAAGAAATTGGCAAATTTAAAGTAGCCTGA
- a CDS encoding YqaE/Pmp3 family membrane protein — MRLLISLIFPWLTFFTIGRPIAGIICLLLQITIIGWVPAAIWSVYALGQYKTDQKIEKAMNQRAG; from the coding sequence ATGCGCTTGCTTATTTCCCTGATATTTCCTTGGCTGACTTTTTTCACGATAGGCCGTCCGATTGCCGGCATTATTTGCCTGCTCCTGCAAATAACCATCATCGGCTGGGTACCGGCAGCAATTTGGTCCGTCTATGCCTTAGGGCAATACAAGACCGACCAAAAAATCGAGAAAGCCATGAATCAACGAGCTGGCTGA